A stretch of the Acidobacteriota bacterium genome encodes the following:
- a CDS encoding helix-turn-helix transcriptional regulator: MRGSRAPDLALCGRYHRAIELVGRRWTGAIVYLLLRSRCHFATLRDAIPDITDRMLSERLKELEEEKIVERTVVPATPVRVEYALTKKGRDLASAIDAMAAWAERWVEPETRRAPHRSSR, encoded by the coding sequence ATGCGAGGCTCCCGCGCCCCCGACCTGGCCCTTTGCGGCCGGTATCACCGGGCGATCGAGCTGGTCGGACGCCGCTGGACGGGCGCGATCGTCTACCTGCTGCTCCGCTCCCGCTGCCACTTCGCGACGCTGCGCGACGCCATCCCGGACATCACGGACCGGATGCTGAGCGAGCGGCTGAAGGAGCTGGAAGAGGAGAAGATCGTCGAGCGCACGGTCGTCCCGGCAACCCCGGTCCGCGTCGAGTACGCGCTGACGAAAAAGGGCCGCGATCTGGCCTCCGCGATCGACGCGATGGCCGCCTGGGCCGAGCGCTGGGTCGAGCCCGAGACGCGCCGCGCGCCGCACCGCTCTTCGCGGTAA
- a CDS encoding protein kinase — protein MTIQAGTRLGAYEILSPIGAGGMGEVYRARDTRIDRPVALKVLPEEFLEGEESRARFEREARSLASLNHPNIAVLYSFEEIPGPSPSSSSRHILVMELLEGATLREKLDSGPVPPKQAVDYALQIAKGLSAAHEKGIVHRDLKPENLFVSKDGHLKILDFGLAKRTEEGPGGEKSNAPTESRHTEPGVVMGTVGYMSPEQVRGLPVDHRSDVFSFGAILYELLSGKRAFKRETPADTMSAILKEEPPELSESGRNIPPALDHVVKHCLEKERNDRFQSAKDVMFALSEASGATTAAGGAKAPTPPSGKTMAVVAVAAVALLAFAGILLLRRSNKSAPAAAGPKRIVVLPFENLGSPEDAYFASGMTEEITSRLAGVRNLAVLSRTTATQYDRKGKTVEQIGKDLGVGYVLEGSVRWDRSGGGTGRVRITPQLIRVSDDTHLWTDRYDRQLADVFAIQTEVASGVVRALDLALTPADAAAPHEAPTRDLAAYDFYLRALALERRRQEASVLAEQIKLAEAAVERDPQFAEALSLLARARIINYWLFYDRRPSELERARTEAERAVALRPDSAETHMAYGSYKYQVLLDYEAALVDFKKALALRPNDAAVQFVIGAVHRRQGKMEDAEAGIRKGIDLDPGNGTFYFNLGETQILARKYAEAARSLEASASLNPGYADGYFYAALTQLLWRGDVAAADRALEAAARVAGLQDPGGRLDSMSVRIAICRRDWERAQRRLDATRREAITDQLQYIPVSLLRAEVLDDMGRRDAARAAYAEAAGVLRAKVKETPEDGRLHSSLGIALAGLGQNAEAVRAGERGVELMPPTRDAFRGVSRVEDMARIQAMVGNQEAATRELEFLLSHPSWISAPLLKLDPRWDALRQNPSFQKLVAGK, from the coding sequence GTGACGATCCAGGCAGGCACCCGTCTCGGCGCCTACGAGATCCTCTCGCCCATCGGTGCTGGCGGGATGGGGGAGGTCTACCGGGCGAGGGACACGCGCATCGACAGGCCAGTCGCCCTGAAGGTGCTGCCTGAAGAGTTCCTGGAAGGCGAAGAGAGCAGGGCCCGGTTCGAGCGGGAGGCGCGCTCGCTGGCGAGCCTCAACCATCCAAACATCGCCGTTCTCTATTCATTCGAAGAAATTCCCGGTCCTTCTCCCTCGTCCTCGTCCCGCCACATCCTCGTCATGGAGCTTCTCGAAGGCGCGACGCTGCGCGAGAAGCTCGACTCCGGCCCGGTCCCACCGAAGCAGGCGGTCGACTACGCCCTCCAAATCGCCAAAGGCCTGTCCGCCGCTCACGAGAAGGGCATCGTCCACCGCGACCTGAAGCCCGAGAACCTCTTCGTCTCGAAAGACGGCCACCTGAAGATCCTCGACTTCGGTCTTGCCAAGAGGACGGAAGAGGGTCCGGGCGGCGAGAAATCGAACGCGCCGACGGAGTCCCGGCACACCGAGCCGGGCGTCGTGATGGGGACGGTGGGGTACATGTCGCCCGAGCAGGTGCGCGGCCTGCCGGTCGACCACAGGTCGGACGTCTTCTCGTTCGGGGCGATCCTCTACGAGCTGCTTTCGGGGAAGAGAGCGTTCAAGAGGGAGACGCCCGCCGACACGATGTCGGCGATCCTGAAGGAAGAGCCGCCGGAGCTCTCGGAGTCCGGCCGCAACATCCCGCCCGCCCTCGACCACGTGGTGAAGCACTGCCTGGAGAAGGAGAGGAACGACCGTTTCCAGTCCGCGAAGGACGTCATGTTCGCGCTGTCGGAGGCGTCGGGTGCGACGACGGCGGCCGGCGGGGCAAAGGCACCAACGCCGCCATCCGGCAAGACGATGGCGGTTGTCGCCGTGGCCGCCGTCGCGCTCCTCGCATTCGCAGGAATTCTTCTTCTTCGCCGTTCGAACAAGTCCGCGCCGGCGGCCGCCGGCCCCAAACGCATCGTGGTCCTGCCGTTCGAGAATCTCGGCTCTCCCGAGGATGCTTACTTCGCCAGCGGAATGACGGAGGAGATCACGAGCCGGCTTGCCGGCGTCCGCAATCTCGCGGTCCTCTCCCGCACGACGGCCACGCAGTACGACCGGAAAGGGAAGACGGTCGAGCAGATCGGGAAGGACCTTGGCGTGGGCTACGTCCTCGAAGGTTCGGTCCGATGGGACAGGAGCGGCGGCGGCACGGGCCGGGTCCGCATCACCCCCCAGCTCATCCGGGTTTCCGACGACACGCATCTCTGGACCGACCGCTACGACCGCCAGCTGGCGGACGTCTTCGCCATCCAGACCGAGGTGGCCAGCGGCGTCGTCCGGGCGCTCGACCTGGCGCTCACGCCCGCCGATGCGGCCGCCCCGCACGAGGCGCCCACCCGCGATCTCGCGGCCTACGACTTCTACCTGCGAGCGCTCGCGCTGGAGAGGCGCCGGCAGGAGGCGTCCGTCCTCGCCGAGCAGATCAAGCTCGCCGAAGCCGCGGTCGAACGGGACCCGCAGTTCGCCGAGGCGCTCTCCCTTCTCGCCAGGGCGCGGATCATCAATTACTGGCTCTTCTACGACCGGAGGCCGTCGGAGCTCGAACGGGCCCGAACCGAAGCAGAGCGGGCCGTCGCCCTGCGACCCGACTCCGCCGAGACGCACATGGCGTACGGCTCCTACAAGTACCAGGTGCTGCTCGACTACGAGGCCGCCCTCGTGGACTTCAAGAAGGCCCTCGCGCTCCGGCCGAACGACGCCGCCGTGCAGTTCGTCATCGGCGCCGTCCATCGACGACAGGGCAAGATGGAGGATGCGGAGGCCGGTATCCGCAAGGGGATCGATCTCGATCCCGGGAACGGCACCTTCTACTTCAACCTCGGCGAAACCCAGATCCTCGCGCGCAAGTACGCCGAGGCCGCTCGGAGCCTCGAAGCGTCGGCGTCGCTGAACCCCGGCTACGCGGACGGCTACTTCTACGCGGCCCTGACGCAGCTGCTCTGGCGCGGCGACGTCGCTGCGGCCGATCGTGCCCTCGAGGCGGCGGCCCGGGTCGCCGGCCTTCAGGATCCGGGCGGCCGACTGGACTCCATGTCCGTGCGAATTGCGATCTGCAGAAGGGATTGGGAACGGGCTCAACGTCGTCTCGACGCGACCAGGCGAGAGGCCATTACGGATCAGCTGCAGTACATCCCCGTCTCGCTGCTCCGCGCCGAGGTCCTCGACGACATGGGCCGGCGCGACGCGGCCCGAGCCGCGTATGCCGAAGCCGCGGGCGTTCTGCGGGCGAAGGTCAAGGAGACTCCGGAGGATGGACGCCTCCACTCCTCGCTCGGAATCGCCCTCGCCGGGCTCGGCCAGAACGCCGAGGCCGTTCGGGCGGGTGAACGCGGCGTCGAGCTGATGCCTCCGACACGCGACGCCTTCCGGGGCGTGAGCAGGGTAGAAGACATGGCGCGCATCCAGGCGATGGTGGGGAATCAGGAAGCCGCGACCCGGGAGCTCGAGTTCCTGTTGTCGCACCCGTCCTGGATCTCGGCTCCCCTCCTGAAGCTCGACCCGCGCTGGGACGCGCTGCGCCAGAACCCGAGCTTTCAGAAGCTGGTGGCGGGGAAGTAG
- a CDS encoding DUF3516 domain-containing protein, with translation MPDVAPLADRIPPRGTSDPDEILGLFLEWVSSTGLTLYPAQEEALLEIMAGKHVILGTPTGSGKSLVALGLHFKAACEGKMSVYTSPIKALASEKFFSLCNDLGPENVGMRTGDASINPDASVVCCTAEVLSNMALRLGPALDVPYVVMDEFHYYADKERGVAWQVPLLVLPSTQFLLMSATLGDTRAIAERLQRDTGREVAHVTSDERPVPLDWEYRETPLHETIEELLAAKKSPIYVVNFTQRECAELAQSLTSVKIGTKEERDEIRKIAAGVRLATPYGKEFRRFLSFGIGVHHAGLLPKYRLLVEQLAQKGLLHVVCGTDTLGVGVNIPIRTVLFTKLAKYDGTKVGLLSVRDFKQIAGRAGRRGFDTQGSVVAQAPEHIVEKRQAERKSEASGKKARTVKGPPKGEVSWTVETFQKLISRPPETLVSRFRLTHGMVLSLLQRDEAEAPARNFASLRDLVARCHEDEGVKRRLVKQAAVLVRSLYRAGILVLTGERPYRVAVARDLQFDFSLHQALSLFALSALEELDAASPTYAIDVLSVVESILEDPDVILRRQVDRAKGRLVAELKEEGVPYEERMERLEEVTHPKPLADFLYASFNAFRAAHPWTAGSDVSPKSIGREMFETFSGFSDYVKSYGLERSEGVLLRYLSQLYRTLDQTVPEPAKTDTVWDVLGFFRSLVGETDASLLEEWERMRHPELLLAERAAPAAPAKKAEASWITELLANPRVFAARVRAEAQLLVRALARKDWEEAAERVCADASDSWDAARFEAALAPFFEEYGELLSGAEARLHHLTKLKSAGSRKWEVAQTLLDPKSDHTWAVFAEIDLTDAAAPDGPILRIRRIGT, from the coding sequence ATGCCGGACGTCGCGCCGCTCGCGGACCGGATCCCGCCGCGCGGGACGAGCGATCCCGACGAGATCCTCGGCCTCTTCCTCGAGTGGGTCTCCTCCACGGGCCTGACGCTCTACCCGGCGCAGGAAGAGGCGCTTCTGGAGATCATGGCGGGCAAGCACGTCATCCTCGGAACGCCGACCGGGTCCGGAAAATCGCTCGTCGCCCTGGGCCTGCACTTCAAGGCGGCCTGCGAGGGGAAGATGTCCGTCTACACGAGCCCGATCAAGGCGCTCGCGAGCGAGAAGTTCTTCTCGCTCTGCAACGACCTCGGGCCCGAAAACGTCGGGATGCGGACGGGGGACGCGAGCATCAACCCCGACGCGAGCGTCGTCTGCTGCACGGCCGAGGTCCTGTCGAACATGGCGCTGCGGCTGGGCCCGGCGCTCGACGTCCCGTACGTCGTGATGGACGAGTTTCACTACTACGCCGACAAGGAGCGGGGCGTGGCCTGGCAGGTGCCGCTTCTCGTCCTGCCGTCCACGCAGTTCCTCCTCATGTCCGCGACGCTCGGCGACACACGCGCAATCGCCGAGCGTCTCCAGCGCGACACGGGCCGCGAGGTCGCGCACGTGACGTCCGACGAGCGTCCCGTCCCGCTCGACTGGGAGTACCGCGAGACGCCGCTCCACGAGACGATCGAGGAGCTTCTCGCCGCGAAGAAGAGCCCGATCTACGTCGTGAACTTCACGCAGAGGGAGTGCGCCGAGCTTGCGCAGTCCCTCACGAGCGTGAAGATCGGGACGAAGGAGGAGCGCGACGAGATCCGGAAGATCGCCGCGGGCGTCCGCCTCGCGACGCCTTACGGCAAGGAGTTCCGGAGGTTCCTGTCGTTCGGGATCGGCGTCCACCATGCCGGCCTCCTCCCGAAATACCGCCTTCTCGTCGAGCAGCTGGCCCAGAAGGGCCTCCTCCACGTCGTCTGCGGGACCGACACGCTGGGCGTCGGCGTGAACATCCCGATCCGGACCGTCCTCTTCACGAAGCTCGCTAAGTACGACGGGACGAAGGTGGGTCTCCTCTCCGTCCGCGACTTCAAGCAGATCGCCGGGCGCGCGGGGCGGCGCGGGTTCGACACGCAGGGCAGCGTGGTCGCGCAGGCCCCCGAACACATCGTCGAGAAGCGGCAGGCCGAAAGGAAGTCCGAAGCCTCGGGGAAGAAAGCGCGCACGGTCAAGGGGCCGCCCAAGGGCGAGGTCTCGTGGACGGTCGAGACGTTCCAGAAGCTGATCTCGCGGCCGCCCGAGACGCTCGTCTCCCGTTTCCGGCTCACGCACGGGATGGTGCTGTCGCTCCTGCAGCGGGATGAGGCCGAAGCGCCGGCCCGCAATTTCGCGTCGCTCCGGGACCTCGTCGCGCGCTGTCACGAGGACGAGGGCGTCAAGCGCCGCCTCGTGAAGCAGGCGGCCGTTCTCGTGCGCTCGCTCTACCGGGCGGGAATCCTCGTCCTGACGGGCGAGCGGCCGTACCGGGTCGCGGTCGCCCGGGACCTCCAGTTCGACTTCTCGCTCCACCAGGCGCTCTCGCTCTTCGCGCTCTCGGCGCTCGAGGAGCTCGATGCCGCCTCCCCGACGTATGCGATCGACGTGCTGAGCGTCGTCGAATCGATCCTCGAGGACCCGGACGTGATCCTGCGGCGGCAGGTGGACCGGGCGAAGGGCCGCCTCGTGGCCGAGCTGAAGGAAGAGGGCGTCCCGTACGAGGAGCGCATGGAGCGCCTCGAAGAGGTCACGCACCCGAAACCTCTGGCGGACTTTCTGTACGCCTCCTTCAACGCGTTCCGCGCCGCTCATCCGTGGACCGCGGGCTCGGACGTGAGCCCGAAGTCGATCGGACGCGAGATGTTCGAGACCTTCTCCGGCTTCTCGGACTACGTGAAGAGCTACGGCCTCGAGCGCAGCGAGGGCGTTCTTCTCCGTTACCTGTCCCAGCTCTACCGGACGCTCGACCAGACCGTGCCGGAGCCCGCGAAGACCGACACGGTGTGGGACGTTCTGGGCTTCTTCCGGTCGCTCGTGGGGGAGACCGACGCGAGTCTCCTCGAGGAATGGGAGCGGATGCGCCATCCAGAGCTCCTCCTCGCGGAGCGGGCCGCGCCGGCCGCGCCGGCGAAGAAGGCGGAGGCTTCCTGGATCACGGAGCTCCTCGCGAACCCTCGCGTCTTCGCGGCGCGCGTCCGCGCGGAGGCGCAGCTCCTCGTGCGTGCGCTCGCGCGGAAGGACTGGGAAGAAGCTGCTGAGCGCGTGTGCGCGGACGCCTCGGACTCCTGGGACGCCGCGCGGTTCGAGGCGGCGCTCGCGCCGTTCTTCGAGGAATACGGAGAGCTGCTCTCGGGCGCCGAGGCCCGCCTTCACCACCTGACGAAGTTGAAGTCTGCCGGTTCGAGAAAGTGGGAAGTCGCGCAGACGCTTCTCGACCCGAAGAGCGACCACACGTGGGCGGTCTTCGCGGAGATCGACCTGACGGACGCGGCGGCGCCCGACGGCCCGATCCTGCGGATCCGGCGCATCGGAACGTGA
- a CDS encoding pyridoxamine 5'-phosphate oxidase family protein encodes MKNIRMRIPALLVCLALAAGCATAPPPPEARGTVPQLWPGSIAGYLTKEEVPDSLALVPPPPAPGSGALSADEEANRAGRALRGTPRFAQATEDANLTFPGAAGSLACAVGAPITEQDTPHLYVLLRRVLSDAGYSTGAAKNKYMRKRPFLVNGEPTCTPADEKDLAKQGSYPSGHAAAGWAWALVLAEVAPDRAEAVVERGRAFGQSRVVCNVHWQADVNEGRILGAATVARLHADAAFLADLAAAKKELAAVRAKNAVPDRDCPAEAAALATALPAAVAASPAAPMPVAEPKAVLKAAREIALKARYATLVTIGPDGQPQSRVVDALGPDEDFTVWIATNPATRKVADLARDPRATLQFFEASLPAYVTLVGTASLVADPEVKALHWKDDWGPFYKDKSRGADFALFKFVPKRLEVVSQAHGLVNDPKTWRPVSVEFSAKTP; translated from the coding sequence ATGAAGAACATCCGGATGCGCATCCCCGCCCTCCTCGTCTGTCTCGCTCTCGCCGCCGGATGCGCGACGGCGCCGCCGCCGCCCGAGGCGCGCGGGACGGTCCCGCAGCTCTGGCCCGGCTCGATCGCGGGCTACCTGACGAAGGAAGAGGTCCCCGACAGCCTCGCGCTCGTCCCGCCGCCGCCTGCGCCCGGCTCGGGCGCACTCTCGGCCGACGAAGAGGCGAATCGCGCGGGCCGTGCGTTGCGCGGAACGCCGCGCTTCGCGCAGGCGACCGAGGACGCGAACCTCACGTTCCCGGGCGCGGCCGGCTCTCTCGCGTGCGCCGTCGGCGCGCCGATCACGGAGCAGGACACGCCGCACCTCTACGTTCTCCTCCGGCGCGTCCTCTCCGACGCGGGGTACTCGACGGGCGCCGCCAAGAACAAGTACATGAGGAAGCGGCCCTTCCTCGTGAACGGCGAGCCGACGTGCACCCCCGCCGACGAGAAGGACCTCGCGAAGCAGGGGTCGTATCCCTCCGGCCACGCCGCCGCCGGGTGGGCCTGGGCTCTCGTCCTCGCCGAGGTCGCGCCGGACCGCGCCGAGGCGGTCGTCGAGCGCGGCCGTGCGTTCGGGCAGAGCCGCGTCGTGTGCAACGTCCACTGGCAGGCGGACGTCAACGAGGGGCGCATTCTCGGCGCCGCGACCGTCGCGCGGCTCCACGCGGACGCGGCGTTCCTCGCCGATCTCGCCGCCGCGAAGAAGGAGCTCGCCGCGGTGCGCGCGAAGAACGCCGTGCCCGATCGCGACTGCCCGGCCGAGGCGGCCGCGCTCGCGACGGCGCTTCCGGCCGCCGTCGCCGCATCTCCTGCCGCGCCGATGCCGGTGGCCGAACCCAAGGCGGTCCTGAAGGCCGCGCGGGAGATCGCGCTGAAGGCCCGCTACGCGACGCTCGTCACGATCGGCCCCGACGGCCAGCCTCAGTCACGCGTCGTGGATGCACTTGGGCCGGACGAGGACTTCACGGTGTGGATCGCGACGAACCCCGCGACACGCAAGGTGGCCGACCTCGCGCGAGACCCGCGGGCCACTCTTCAGTTCTTCGAAGCATCTCTTCCGGCTTACGTCACGCTTGTCGGGACCGCGAGTCTCGTCGCGGACCCTGAAGTCAAGGCCCTTCACTGGAAGGACGACTGGGGGCCGTTCTACAAGGACAAGTCCCGCGGCGCGGACTTCGCGCTCTTCAAGTTCGTCCCGAAGCGTCTGGAGGTCGTCAGCCAGGCGCACGGGCTCGTGAACGACCCGAAGACGTGGCGGCCGGTCTCCGTCGAATTCTCCGCGAAGACGCCCTGA